From a single Mobula birostris isolate sMobBir1 chromosome 13, sMobBir1.hap1, whole genome shotgun sequence genomic region:
- the LOC140208354 gene encoding protein NYNRIN-like: MCMQCQTAKVQRHTKAPPQRFEPTRWRFHHIHVDIVGPLPVSRGARYLLIMIDWFTRWPEAVPLTDTTSESCARALIATWVARFGVPAHITSDRGAQFTSSLWSAMASLLGSQLHHTNTFHHHLKSALMAVLEGPNWVDELPWVLLGIRTAPKEDLHTSSAKLVYGAPLVVPGEFIPAPRGQEEEPTAVLV, translated from the coding sequence atgtgcatgcagtgccaaacggccaaggtgcagcggcacaccaaggctccgccgcagcggttcgaacccacccgctggAGGTTccaccacattcatgtggatatcgtggggcccctgccagtatcacgaggagcgcggtacctcctaattATGATAGACTGGTTcacgagatggccagaggcagtcccgctcaccgacaccacctccgaatcctgcgcccgagcactgatcgcaacctgggtagcccgcttcggggtacctgcccacattacctccgacaggggagcccagttcacctccagcctgtggtcggctatggccagccttttaggatcgcagctacaccacacaaataccttccaccatcacctgaagtcggctctcatggccgtcttggaggggcctaactgggtggacgaacttccctgggtcctgctcggaatccgcacggcgcccaaggaggatctgcacacctcgtcggccaagttggtgtacggcgcacccctggtcgtcccaggagagttcataccagccccaagggggcaagaggaagaacccacagcagtcctggtctGA
- the LOC140208353 gene encoding uncharacterized protein, whose amino-acid sequence MAHQRVHTRERPFTCSDCGKGFTQSSNLKVHQRVHTGERPFTCSDCGKGFTQLANLQAHQRVHTGERPFTCTDCGKGFARSSDLQIHQRVHTGERPFTCSDCGKGFTSSSQLKEHQRVHTGERPFTCSDCGKGFTRSPDLQMHQRVHTGERPFTCSVCRKGFTQSSHLQIHQRVHTGQRPFTCSDCGKGFTQSTHLQEHQSVHTGEWPFTCSDCGKGFTCSSTLGRGHSLAQSVGRDLIYHLI is encoded by the coding sequence atggctcaccagcgagttcacaccagggagcggccgttcacctgctcagactgcgggaagggattcactcagtcatctaacctgaaggtacatcagagagttcacactggggagaggccattcacctgctcagactgtgggaagggattcacacagttagctaacctacaagcacatcagcgagttcacactggggagaggccgttcacctgcacagactgtgggaagggatttgctcgatcatctgatctacagatacatcagcgagttcacactggggagaggccgttcacctgctcagactgtgggaagggattcacttcgtcatctcaactgaaggaacatcagagagttcacactggggagaggccgttcacctgctcagactgtgggaagggattcactcgatcacctGATCTGCAgatgcatcagcgagttcacactggggagaggccattcacctgctcagtctgtaggaagggattcactcagtcatctcatctgcagatacatcagcgagttcacacagggcagaggccgttcacctgctcagactgtgggaagggattcacacagtcaACTCACCTACAagaacaccagtcagttcacactggggagtggccattcacctgctcagactgtgggaagggattcacttgctcatctacactggggagaggccattcacttgctcagtctgtgggaagggatttaatttatcatctcatctga